In Acidobacteriota bacterium, a single window of DNA contains:
- the dxs gene encoding 1-deoxy-D-xylulose-5-phosphate synthase, giving the protein MRQYALLHTIQCPADLRDLPEDQLPRLCQELREYLVEVVSGIGGHLSSSLGVVELTVALHYTLDTPRDLLVWDVGHQAYIHKILTGRREALRSIRQKDGISGFLKREESPYDAYGAGHASTALSAALGMAAARDLAGEKRRVAAVFGDGALTGGICYEALNNAGGGARRPILAILNDNQMSISPNVGAISKYLNNFTQTPLYQRFRRRVREGLERIPRYGKPMTFLARRLEEGARGILTPGALFEALGFDYFGPVDGHDVLGLVKTLRNLRDLDHPVLLHVLTVKGKGYAPAEQSPEGYHGVKPFCPDEGIQPSPPGQPVFQDAFGQSLVQLARKDARVVGITAAMPTGTGIVPFAEAFPDRFFDVGIAEEHAVIFASGLAVHGFRPVCAIYSTFLQRAYDPVVHDAAIQHLPVLFCLDRAGIAGEDGPTHQGAFDIAYLRHVPGLILAAPKDGNELRDLMATALATEGAPFVIRYPKAAASPFDPEGEPRPVPVGTWEVLRAGTDAAVLAVGPLIRDALKAAEDLAAEGLSVEVVNARFVKPLDEAYLSQSLPRFPLALTVEEGSLQGGFGSAVLEWKEAAGVATRVLRLGLPDRFIPHGPRAVLLGELGLSAEGLARALRSALADRPPSLRPLRGGEARG; this is encoded by the coding sequence GTGAGACAGTACGCCCTGCTCCACACCATCCAGTGCCCCGCCGACCTCCGGGATCTTCCCGAGGATCAGCTTCCCCGGCTCTGCCAGGAGCTTCGGGAATACCTGGTGGAGGTGGTGTCCGGCATCGGCGGCCACCTTTCCAGCAGCCTCGGCGTCGTGGAATTGACCGTGGCCCTTCACTACACCCTGGACACCCCCCGCGACCTCCTCGTCTGGGACGTGGGTCACCAGGCTTACATTCACAAGATCCTCACGGGCCGCCGCGAGGCCCTCCGGTCGATCCGCCAGAAGGACGGCATTTCGGGCTTCCTCAAGCGGGAGGAAAGCCCCTATGACGCCTACGGGGCCGGCCACGCTTCCACGGCCCTCTCGGCGGCGCTGGGCATGGCGGCGGCCCGGGATCTGGCGGGGGAGAAGCGGCGCGTGGCCGCCGTGTTCGGGGACGGCGCCCTCACGGGCGGCATTTGCTACGAGGCCCTCAACAACGCGGGGGGAGGGGCCCGAAGACCCATCCTGGCCATTCTCAACGACAACCAGATGTCCATCTCCCCCAACGTGGGGGCCATCTCCAAGTACCTCAACAACTTCACCCAGACCCCCCTGTACCAGCGCTTCCGTCGCCGGGTGCGCGAGGGCCTCGAACGAATCCCCCGGTACGGGAAGCCCATGACCTTTCTGGCCCGCCGCCTGGAGGAAGGGGCGAGGGGAATCCTCACGCCGGGCGCCCTCTTCGAGGCCCTGGGCTTTGACTATTTCGGCCCCGTGGACGGCCACGATGTGCTGGGCCTGGTGAAGACCCTCCGGAACCTTCGGGACCTCGACCACCCGGTCCTTCTTCACGTTCTCACGGTGAAGGGCAAGGGCTACGCCCCCGCGGAGCAGTCTCCCGAGGGCTACCACGGGGTGAAGCCCTTCTGCCCGGACGAGGGGATCCAGCCCTCCCCGCCGGGCCAGCCCGTCTTCCAGGACGCCTTCGGGCAGAGCCTGGTTCAGCTCGCGCGCAAGGATGCGCGGGTCGTGGGAATCACGGCCGCCATGCCCACGGGAACGGGCATCGTCCCCTTCGCCGAGGCCTTCCCCGACCGGTTCTTCGACGTGGGGATCGCGGAGGAGCACGCCGTGATTTTCGCCTCGGGACTGGCGGTGCACGGGTTTCGCCCCGTGTGCGCCATCTACTCGACCTTCCTCCAGCGGGCCTACGACCCCGTGGTCCACGACGCGGCCATCCAGCACCTCCCGGTCCTCTTCTGTCTGGATCGCGCGGGGATCGCCGGAGAGGACGGCCCCACCCACCAGGGAGCCTTCGACATCGCCTACCTGCGCCACGTCCCGGGCCTGATCCTGGCCGCACCCAAGGACGGCAACGAACTGAGGGACCTCATGGCCACGGCCCTCGCCACGGAGGGCGCCCCCTTCGTTATCCGGTATCCCAAGGCCGCCGCCTCGCCCTTCGACCCGGAGGGCGAACCCCGACCGGTGCCCGTGGGAACCTGGGAGGTTCTCCGCGCCGGGACGGACGCCGCTGTCCTCGCCGTGGGCCCCTTGATCCGCGACGCCCTGAAGGCCGCCGAGGATCTGGCCGCCGAGGGCCTCTCCGTGGAAGTCGTGAACGCGAGGTTCGTCAAACCCCTCGACGAGGCCTATCTCTCCCAGAGCCTGCCGCGCTTCCCGCTGGCCCTCACGGTGGAGGAAGGCTCCCTGCAGGGCGGCTTCGGGAGCGCCGTACTCGAATGGAAGGAGGCGGCCGGCGTCGCCACCCGGGTTCTCCGACTGGGACTGCCCGACCGCTTCATCCCGCACGGACCGCGGGCGGTGCTCCTTGGGGAACTGGGGCTCTCGGCGGAGGGCCTCGCGAGGGCGCTTCGCTCCGCCCTCGCGGACCGTCCCCCCTCCCTTCGCCCCCTACGAGGGGGGGAAGCTCGCGGCTGA